One part of the Alosa alosa isolate M-15738 ecotype Scorff River chromosome 4, AALO_Geno_1.1, whole genome shotgun sequence genome encodes these proteins:
- the LOC125293211 gene encoding complement receptor type 2-like isoform X4 gives MQFIKNILGSLWILLLLPSEIKGQCTKPPASDNAVVHEDYILKDTFEEESTIRLRCYPGYQPSSGLSRLTCSSGQWSPSPESFICRKKSCGNPGEVTNGEYQFPDGIEFGAEIIAVCNIGFQIIGKNKRTCQANGEWNGREAVCEAVTCAPPPPVTNGLLKLPSEEYYHFGDVVQYTCSNGYSLFGENNVHCLVHGNWSEKPRCTKVDCPRPDIPNAKRIEGHSGPYTLRNRVIYECVKGYRMMTPNNQMVCLEEGWSHKLTCEEVECPQPGASNAIIIAGAGGPYRYGSFVRYECQIGHRLVGSSQLECGSDGQWSSNPPMCEEVKCPLPRVTNATITEGAGGSYGYGTVVRYKCPAEQKLVGSPQLKCESNGQWSSNPPVCLKEVKCPQPRVTNATITEGAGGSYGYGTVVRYKCPAEQKLVGSPQLKCESNGQWSSNPPVCLKEVKCPQPRVTNATISEGAGGSYGYGTVVGYKCPAEQKLVGSPQLKCESNGQWSSNPPVCLIAESTPPPFSNLIAFVLLPALFFVAGGLIWIFIRYKKKKKNRSSPTPSHSESVQLKSLNTPENGV, from the exons GACAATGCACCAAGCCCCCTGCCAGTGACAATGCTGTTGTACACGAAGATTATATATTAAAGGACACTTTTGAAGAGGAGTCTACTATTCGACTTCGGTGCTACCCCGGGTATCAGCCTAGTTCTGGATTATCGAGGCTCACCTGTTCCAGTGGACAGTGGAGCCCAAGCCCAGAGAGTTTCATCTGCCGAA AAAAGTCCTGTGGCAACCCTGGTGAGGTGACCAATGGGGAGTATCAGTTCCCAGACGGAATTGAATTTGGGGCCGAAATCATAGCTGTCTGCAACATTGG GTTCCAAATAattggaaaaaataaaagaacTTGCCAGGCAAATGGAGAATGGAATGGCAGAGAGGCCGTTTGTGAAG CGGTGACGTGTGCACCTCCACCTCCTGTCACCAATGGCCTCCTAAAACTTCCTTCAGAAGAATATTATCATTTTGGCGATGTGGTGCAGTATACGTGTAGCAATGGCTACAGCCTTTTTGGGGAGAACAATGTGCACTGTCTTGTACATGGCAACTGGTCGGAAAAACCTCGTTGCACAA AGGTGGACTGCCCGAGGCCAGACATCCCGAATGCCAAACGTATTGAGGGTCATAGTGGGCCTTACACTTTAAGGAACAGAGTCATTTATGAGTGTGTCAAGGGATACAGGATGATGACTCCTAATAACCAGATGGTCTGTTTGGAGGAAGGATGGTCTCATAAACTGACATGTGAAG AGGTGGAGTGTCCTCAGCCAGGTGCCTCCAATGCAATCATCATTGCGGGGGCGGGTGGCCCTTATCGATATGGTTCCTTCGTCAGATACGAGTGTCAGATTGGGCACAGACTGGTCGGCAGTTCTCAGTTGGAATGTGGATCTGATGGACAGTGGTCGTCCAACCCTCCCATGTGTGAAG AGGTGAAGTGTCCTCTGCCACGGGTCACCAATGCCACCATCACTGAGGGGGCAGGCGGCTCTTATGGGTACGGGACCGTCGTCAGGTACAAGTGCCCGGCTGAGCAGAAACTGGTCGGCAGCCCTCAGTTGAAATGTGAATCTAATGGACAGTGGTCATCCAACCCTCCCGTGTGTCTCAAAG AGGTGAAGTGTCCTCAGCCACGGGTCACCAATGCCACCATCACTGAGGGGGCAGGCGGCTCTTATGGGTACGGGACCGTCGTCAGGTACAAGTGCCCGGCTGAGCAGAAACTGGTCGGCAGCCCTCAGTTGAAATGTGAATCTAATGGACAGTGGTCATCCAACCCTCCCGTGTGTCTCAAAG AGGTGAAGTGTCCTCAGCCACGTGTCACCAATGCCACCATCTCTGAGGGGGCAGGCGGCTCTTATGGGTACGGGACCGTCGTCGGGTACAAGTGCCCGGCTGAGCAGAAACTGGTCGGCAGCCCTCAGTTGAAATGTGAATCTAATGGACAGTGGTCATCCAACCCTCCCGTGTGTCTCATAG CAGAATCAACCCCACCGCCATTCTCAAACCTAATAGCATTTGTGTTACTTCCAGCGCTTTTTTTTGTTGCCG GTGGCCTCATCTGGATCTTCATCAG GtataagaagaaaaagaagaacagGAGCTCCCCTACACCGTCCCATTCAGAAAGCGTACAGCTAAAGTCACTGAATACCCCAGAAAACGGTGTCTAG
- the LOC125293211 gene encoding sushi, von Willebrand factor type A, EGF and pentraxin domain-containing protein 1-like isoform X1, protein MQFIKNILGSLWILLLLPSEIKGQCTKPPASDNAVVHEDYILKDTFEEESTIRLRCYPGYQPSSGLSRLTCSSGQWSPSPESFICRKKSCGNPGEVTNGEYQFPDGIEFGAEIIAVCNIGFQIIGKNKRTCQANGEWNGREAVCEAVTCAPPPPVTNGLLKLPSEEYYHFGDVVQYTCSNGYSLFGENNVHCLVHGNWSEKPRCTKVDCPRPDIPNAKRIEGHSGPYTLRNRVIYECVKGYRMMTPNNQMVCLEEGWSHKLTCEEVECPQPGASNAIIIAGAGGPYRYGSFVRYECQIGHRLVGSSQLECGSDGQWSSNPPMCEEVKCPLPRVTNATITEGAGGSYGYGTVVRYKCPAEQKLVGSPQLKCESNGQWSSNPPVCLKVVECPQPGASNAIIIAGAGGPYRYGFFVRYECQIGHRLVGSSQLECGSDGQWSSNPPMCEEVKCPQPRVTNATITEGAGGSYGYGTVVRYKCPAEQKLVGSPQLKCESNGQWSSNPPVCLKEVKCPQPRVTNATISEGAGGSYGYGTVVGYKCPAEQKLVGSPQLKCESNGQWSSNPPVCLIAESTPPPFSNLIAFVLLPALFFVAGGLIWIFIRYKKKKKNRSSPTPSHSESVQLKSLNTPENGV, encoded by the exons GACAATGCACCAAGCCCCCTGCCAGTGACAATGCTGTTGTACACGAAGATTATATATTAAAGGACACTTTTGAAGAGGAGTCTACTATTCGACTTCGGTGCTACCCCGGGTATCAGCCTAGTTCTGGATTATCGAGGCTCACCTGTTCCAGTGGACAGTGGAGCCCAAGCCCAGAGAGTTTCATCTGCCGAA AAAAGTCCTGTGGCAACCCTGGTGAGGTGACCAATGGGGAGTATCAGTTCCCAGACGGAATTGAATTTGGGGCCGAAATCATAGCTGTCTGCAACATTGG GTTCCAAATAattggaaaaaataaaagaacTTGCCAGGCAAATGGAGAATGGAATGGCAGAGAGGCCGTTTGTGAAG CGGTGACGTGTGCACCTCCACCTCCTGTCACCAATGGCCTCCTAAAACTTCCTTCAGAAGAATATTATCATTTTGGCGATGTGGTGCAGTATACGTGTAGCAATGGCTACAGCCTTTTTGGGGAGAACAATGTGCACTGTCTTGTACATGGCAACTGGTCGGAAAAACCTCGTTGCACAA AGGTGGACTGCCCGAGGCCAGACATCCCGAATGCCAAACGTATTGAGGGTCATAGTGGGCCTTACACTTTAAGGAACAGAGTCATTTATGAGTGTGTCAAGGGATACAGGATGATGACTCCTAATAACCAGATGGTCTGTTTGGAGGAAGGATGGTCTCATAAACTGACATGTGAAG AGGTGGAGTGTCCTCAGCCAGGTGCCTCCAATGCAATCATCATTGCGGGGGCGGGTGGCCCTTATCGATATGGTTCCTTCGTCAGATACGAGTGTCAGATTGGGCACAGACTGGTCGGCAGTTCTCAGTTGGAATGTGGATCTGATGGACAGTGGTCGTCCAACCCTCCCATGTGTGAAG AGGTGAAGTGTCCTCTGCCACGGGTCACCAATGCCACCATCACTGAGGGGGCAGGCGGCTCTTATGGGTACGGGACCGTCGTCAGGTACAAGTGCCCGGCTGAGCAGAAACTGGTCGGCAGCCCTCAGTTGAAATGTGAATCTAATGGACAGTGGTCATCCAACCCTCCCGTGTGTCTCAAAG TGGTGGAGTGTCCTCAGCCAGGTGCCTCCAATGCAATCATCATTGCGGGGGCGGGTGGCCCCTATCGATATGGTTTTTTCGTCAGATACGAGTGTCAGATTGGGCACAGACTGGTCGGCAGTTCTCAGTTGGAATGTGGATCTGATGGACAGTGGTCGTCCAACCCTCCCATGTGTGAAG AGGTGAAGTGTCCTCAGCCACGGGTCACCAATGCCACCATCACTGAGGGGGCAGGCGGCTCTTATGGGTACGGGACCGTCGTCAGGTACAAGTGCCCGGCTGAGCAGAAACTGGTCGGCAGCCCTCAGTTGAAATGTGAATCTAATGGACAGTGGTCATCCAACCCTCCCGTGTGTCTCAAAG AGGTGAAGTGTCCTCAGCCACGTGTCACCAATGCCACCATCTCTGAGGGGGCAGGCGGCTCTTATGGGTACGGGACCGTCGTCGGGTACAAGTGCCCGGCTGAGCAGAAACTGGTCGGCAGCCCTCAGTTGAAATGTGAATCTAATGGACAGTGGTCATCCAACCCTCCCGTGTGTCTCATAG CAGAATCAACCCCACCGCCATTCTCAAACCTAATAGCATTTGTGTTACTTCCAGCGCTTTTTTTTGTTGCCG GTGGCCTCATCTGGATCTTCATCAG GtataagaagaaaaagaagaacagGAGCTCCCCTACACCGTCCCATTCAGAAAGCGTACAGCTAAAGTCACTGAATACCCCAGAAAACGGTGTCTAG
- the LOC125293211 gene encoding C4b-binding protein-like isoform X5, protein MQFIKNILGSLWILLLLPSEIKGQCTKPPASDNAVVHEDYILKDTFEEESTIRLRCYPGYQPSSGLSRLTCSSGQWSPSPESFICRKKSCGNPGEVTNGEYQFPDGIEFGAEIIAVCNIGFQIIGKNKRTCQANGEWNGREAVCEAVTCAPPPPVTNGLLKLPSEEYYHFGDVVQYTCSNGYSLFGENNVHCLVHGNWSEKPRCTKVDCPRPDIPNAKRIEGHSGPYTLRNRVIYECVKGYRMMTPNNQMVCLEEGWSHKLTCEEVECPQPGASNAIIIAGAGGPYRYGSFVRYECQIGHRLVGSSQLECGSDGQWSSNPPMCEVVECPQPGASNAIIIAGAGGPYRYGFFVRYECQIGHRLVGSSQLECGSDGQWSSNPPMCEEVKCPQPRVTNATITEGAGGSYGYGTVVRYKCPAEQKLVGSPQLKCESNGQWSSNPPVCLKEVKCPQPRVTNATISEGAGGSYGYGTVVGYKCPAEQKLVGSPQLKCESNGQWSSNPPVCLIAESTPPPFSNLIAFVLLPALFFVAGGLIWIFIRYKKKKKNRSSPTPSHSESVQLKSLNTPENGV, encoded by the exons GACAATGCACCAAGCCCCCTGCCAGTGACAATGCTGTTGTACACGAAGATTATATATTAAAGGACACTTTTGAAGAGGAGTCTACTATTCGACTTCGGTGCTACCCCGGGTATCAGCCTAGTTCTGGATTATCGAGGCTCACCTGTTCCAGTGGACAGTGGAGCCCAAGCCCAGAGAGTTTCATCTGCCGAA AAAAGTCCTGTGGCAACCCTGGTGAGGTGACCAATGGGGAGTATCAGTTCCCAGACGGAATTGAATTTGGGGCCGAAATCATAGCTGTCTGCAACATTGG GTTCCAAATAattggaaaaaataaaagaacTTGCCAGGCAAATGGAGAATGGAATGGCAGAGAGGCCGTTTGTGAAG CGGTGACGTGTGCACCTCCACCTCCTGTCACCAATGGCCTCCTAAAACTTCCTTCAGAAGAATATTATCATTTTGGCGATGTGGTGCAGTATACGTGTAGCAATGGCTACAGCCTTTTTGGGGAGAACAATGTGCACTGTCTTGTACATGGCAACTGGTCGGAAAAACCTCGTTGCACAA AGGTGGACTGCCCGAGGCCAGACATCCCGAATGCCAAACGTATTGAGGGTCATAGTGGGCCTTACACTTTAAGGAACAGAGTCATTTATGAGTGTGTCAAGGGATACAGGATGATGACTCCTAATAACCAGATGGTCTGTTTGGAGGAAGGATGGTCTCATAAACTGACATGTGAAG AGGTGGAGTGTCCTCAGCCAGGTGCCTCCAATGCAATCATCATTGCGGGGGCGGGTGGCCCTTATCGATATGGTTCCTTCGTCAGATACGAGTGTCAGATTGGGCACAGACTGGTCGGCAGTTCTCAGTTGGAATGTGGATCTGATGGACAGTGGTCGTCCAACCCTCCCATGTGTGAAG TGGTGGAGTGTCCTCAGCCAGGTGCCTCCAATGCAATCATCATTGCGGGGGCGGGTGGCCCCTATCGATATGGTTTTTTCGTCAGATACGAGTGTCAGATTGGGCACAGACTGGTCGGCAGTTCTCAGTTGGAATGTGGATCTGATGGACAGTGGTCGTCCAACCCTCCCATGTGTGAAG AGGTGAAGTGTCCTCAGCCACGGGTCACCAATGCCACCATCACTGAGGGGGCAGGCGGCTCTTATGGGTACGGGACCGTCGTCAGGTACAAGTGCCCGGCTGAGCAGAAACTGGTCGGCAGCCCTCAGTTGAAATGTGAATCTAATGGACAGTGGTCATCCAACCCTCCCGTGTGTCTCAAAG AGGTGAAGTGTCCTCAGCCACGTGTCACCAATGCCACCATCTCTGAGGGGGCAGGCGGCTCTTATGGGTACGGGACCGTCGTCGGGTACAAGTGCCCGGCTGAGCAGAAACTGGTCGGCAGCCCTCAGTTGAAATGTGAATCTAATGGACAGTGGTCATCCAACCCTCCCGTGTGTCTCATAG CAGAATCAACCCCACCGCCATTCTCAAACCTAATAGCATTTGTGTTACTTCCAGCGCTTTTTTTTGTTGCCG GTGGCCTCATCTGGATCTTCATCAG GtataagaagaaaaagaagaacagGAGCTCCCCTACACCGTCCCATTCAGAAAGCGTACAGCTAAAGTCACTGAATACCCCAGAAAACGGTGTCTAG
- the LOC125293211 gene encoding sushi, von Willebrand factor type A, EGF and pentraxin domain-containing protein 1-like isoform X2, with product MQFIKNILGSLWILLLLPSEIKGQCTKPPASDNAVVHEDYILKDTFEEESTIRLRCYPGYQPSSGLSRLTCSSGQWSPSPESFICRKKSCGNPGEVTNGEYQFPDGIEFGAEIIAVCNIGFQIIGKNKRTCQANGEWNGREAVCEAVTCAPPPPVTNGLLKLPSEEYYHFGDVVQYTCSNGYSLFGENNVHCLVHGNWSEKPRCTKVDCPRPDIPNAKRIEGHSGPYTLRNRVIYECVKGYRMMTPNNQMVCLEEGWSHKLTCEEVECPQPGASNAIIIAGAGGPYRYGSFVRYECQIGHRLVGSSQLECGSDGQWSSNPPMCEEVKCPLPRVTNATITEGAGGSYGYGTVVRYKCPAEQKLVGSPQLKCESNGQWSSNPPVCLKVVECPQPGASNAIIIAGAGGPYRYGFFVRYECQIGHRLVGSSQLECGSDGQWSSNPPMCEEVKCPQPRVTNATITEGAGGSYGYGTVVRYKCPAEQKLVGSPQLKCESNGQWSSNPPVCLKEVKCPQPRVTNATISEGAGGSYGYGTVVGYKCPAEQKLVGSPQLKCESNGQWSSNPPVCLIESTPPPFSNLIAFVLLPALFFVAGGLIWIFIRYKKKKKNRSSPTPSHSESVQLKSLNTPENGV from the exons GACAATGCACCAAGCCCCCTGCCAGTGACAATGCTGTTGTACACGAAGATTATATATTAAAGGACACTTTTGAAGAGGAGTCTACTATTCGACTTCGGTGCTACCCCGGGTATCAGCCTAGTTCTGGATTATCGAGGCTCACCTGTTCCAGTGGACAGTGGAGCCCAAGCCCAGAGAGTTTCATCTGCCGAA AAAAGTCCTGTGGCAACCCTGGTGAGGTGACCAATGGGGAGTATCAGTTCCCAGACGGAATTGAATTTGGGGCCGAAATCATAGCTGTCTGCAACATTGG GTTCCAAATAattggaaaaaataaaagaacTTGCCAGGCAAATGGAGAATGGAATGGCAGAGAGGCCGTTTGTGAAG CGGTGACGTGTGCACCTCCACCTCCTGTCACCAATGGCCTCCTAAAACTTCCTTCAGAAGAATATTATCATTTTGGCGATGTGGTGCAGTATACGTGTAGCAATGGCTACAGCCTTTTTGGGGAGAACAATGTGCACTGTCTTGTACATGGCAACTGGTCGGAAAAACCTCGTTGCACAA AGGTGGACTGCCCGAGGCCAGACATCCCGAATGCCAAACGTATTGAGGGTCATAGTGGGCCTTACACTTTAAGGAACAGAGTCATTTATGAGTGTGTCAAGGGATACAGGATGATGACTCCTAATAACCAGATGGTCTGTTTGGAGGAAGGATGGTCTCATAAACTGACATGTGAAG AGGTGGAGTGTCCTCAGCCAGGTGCCTCCAATGCAATCATCATTGCGGGGGCGGGTGGCCCTTATCGATATGGTTCCTTCGTCAGATACGAGTGTCAGATTGGGCACAGACTGGTCGGCAGTTCTCAGTTGGAATGTGGATCTGATGGACAGTGGTCGTCCAACCCTCCCATGTGTGAAG AGGTGAAGTGTCCTCTGCCACGGGTCACCAATGCCACCATCACTGAGGGGGCAGGCGGCTCTTATGGGTACGGGACCGTCGTCAGGTACAAGTGCCCGGCTGAGCAGAAACTGGTCGGCAGCCCTCAGTTGAAATGTGAATCTAATGGACAGTGGTCATCCAACCCTCCCGTGTGTCTCAAAG TGGTGGAGTGTCCTCAGCCAGGTGCCTCCAATGCAATCATCATTGCGGGGGCGGGTGGCCCCTATCGATATGGTTTTTTCGTCAGATACGAGTGTCAGATTGGGCACAGACTGGTCGGCAGTTCTCAGTTGGAATGTGGATCTGATGGACAGTGGTCGTCCAACCCTCCCATGTGTGAAG AGGTGAAGTGTCCTCAGCCACGGGTCACCAATGCCACCATCACTGAGGGGGCAGGCGGCTCTTATGGGTACGGGACCGTCGTCAGGTACAAGTGCCCGGCTGAGCAGAAACTGGTCGGCAGCCCTCAGTTGAAATGTGAATCTAATGGACAGTGGTCATCCAACCCTCCCGTGTGTCTCAAAG AGGTGAAGTGTCCTCAGCCACGTGTCACCAATGCCACCATCTCTGAGGGGGCAGGCGGCTCTTATGGGTACGGGACCGTCGTCGGGTACAAGTGCCCGGCTGAGCAGAAACTGGTCGGCAGCCCTCAGTTGAAATGTGAATCTAATGGACAGTGGTCATCCAACCCTCCCGTGTGTCTCATAG AATCAACCCCACCGCCATTCTCAAACCTAATAGCATTTGTGTTACTTCCAGCGCTTTTTTTTGTTGCCG GTGGCCTCATCTGGATCTTCATCAG GtataagaagaaaaagaagaacagGAGCTCCCCTACACCGTCCCATTCAGAAAGCGTACAGCTAAAGTCACTGAATACCCCAGAAAACGGTGTCTAG
- the LOC125293211 gene encoding sushi, von Willebrand factor type A, EGF and pentraxin domain-containing protein 1-like isoform X3: MQFIKNILGSLWILLLLPSEIKGQCTKPPASDNAVVHEDYILKDTFEEESTIRLRCYPGYQPSSGLSRLTCSSGQWSPSPESFICRKKSCGNPGEVTNGEYQFPDGIEFGAEIIAVCNIGFQIIGKNKRTCQANGEWNGREAVCEAVTCAPPPPVTNGLLKLPSEEYYHFGDVVQYTCSNGYSLFGENNVHCLVHGNWSEKPRCTKVDCPRPDIPNAKRIEGHSGPYTLRNRVIYECVKGYRMMTPNNQMVCLEEGWSHKLTCEEVKCPLPRVTNATITEGAGGSYGYGTVVRYKCPAEQKLVGSPQLKCESNGQWSSNPPVCLKVVECPQPGASNAIIIAGAGGPYRYGFFVRYECQIGHRLVGSSQLECGSDGQWSSNPPMCEEVKCPQPRVTNATITEGAGGSYGYGTVVRYKCPAEQKLVGSPQLKCESNGQWSSNPPVCLKEVKCPQPRVTNATISEGAGGSYGYGTVVGYKCPAEQKLVGSPQLKCESNGQWSSNPPVCLIAESTPPPFSNLIAFVLLPALFFVAGGLIWIFIRYKKKKKNRSSPTPSHSESVQLKSLNTPENGV; the protein is encoded by the exons GACAATGCACCAAGCCCCCTGCCAGTGACAATGCTGTTGTACACGAAGATTATATATTAAAGGACACTTTTGAAGAGGAGTCTACTATTCGACTTCGGTGCTACCCCGGGTATCAGCCTAGTTCTGGATTATCGAGGCTCACCTGTTCCAGTGGACAGTGGAGCCCAAGCCCAGAGAGTTTCATCTGCCGAA AAAAGTCCTGTGGCAACCCTGGTGAGGTGACCAATGGGGAGTATCAGTTCCCAGACGGAATTGAATTTGGGGCCGAAATCATAGCTGTCTGCAACATTGG GTTCCAAATAattggaaaaaataaaagaacTTGCCAGGCAAATGGAGAATGGAATGGCAGAGAGGCCGTTTGTGAAG CGGTGACGTGTGCACCTCCACCTCCTGTCACCAATGGCCTCCTAAAACTTCCTTCAGAAGAATATTATCATTTTGGCGATGTGGTGCAGTATACGTGTAGCAATGGCTACAGCCTTTTTGGGGAGAACAATGTGCACTGTCTTGTACATGGCAACTGGTCGGAAAAACCTCGTTGCACAA AGGTGGACTGCCCGAGGCCAGACATCCCGAATGCCAAACGTATTGAGGGTCATAGTGGGCCTTACACTTTAAGGAACAGAGTCATTTATGAGTGTGTCAAGGGATACAGGATGATGACTCCTAATAACCAGATGGTCTGTTTGGAGGAAGGATGGTCTCATAAACTGACATGTGAAG AGGTGAAGTGTCCTCTGCCACGGGTCACCAATGCCACCATCACTGAGGGGGCAGGCGGCTCTTATGGGTACGGGACCGTCGTCAGGTACAAGTGCCCGGCTGAGCAGAAACTGGTCGGCAGCCCTCAGTTGAAATGTGAATCTAATGGACAGTGGTCATCCAACCCTCCCGTGTGTCTCAAAG TGGTGGAGTGTCCTCAGCCAGGTGCCTCCAATGCAATCATCATTGCGGGGGCGGGTGGCCCCTATCGATATGGTTTTTTCGTCAGATACGAGTGTCAGATTGGGCACAGACTGGTCGGCAGTTCTCAGTTGGAATGTGGATCTGATGGACAGTGGTCGTCCAACCCTCCCATGTGTGAAG AGGTGAAGTGTCCTCAGCCACGGGTCACCAATGCCACCATCACTGAGGGGGCAGGCGGCTCTTATGGGTACGGGACCGTCGTCAGGTACAAGTGCCCGGCTGAGCAGAAACTGGTCGGCAGCCCTCAGTTGAAATGTGAATCTAATGGACAGTGGTCATCCAACCCTCCCGTGTGTCTCAAAG AGGTGAAGTGTCCTCAGCCACGTGTCACCAATGCCACCATCTCTGAGGGGGCAGGCGGCTCTTATGGGTACGGGACCGTCGTCGGGTACAAGTGCCCGGCTGAGCAGAAACTGGTCGGCAGCCCTCAGTTGAAATGTGAATCTAATGGACAGTGGTCATCCAACCCTCCCGTGTGTCTCATAG CAGAATCAACCCCACCGCCATTCTCAAACCTAATAGCATTTGTGTTACTTCCAGCGCTTTTTTTTGTTGCCG GTGGCCTCATCTGGATCTTCATCAG GtataagaagaaaaagaagaacagGAGCTCCCCTACACCGTCCCATTCAGAAAGCGTACAGCTAAAGTCACTGAATACCCCAGAAAACGGTGTCTAG